From a region of the Gordonia sp. PP30 genome:
- a CDS encoding ABC-F family ATP-binding cassette domain-containing protein encodes MITATDLEVRAGARTLLSAPGDALRIAPGDRIGLVGRNGAGKTTSLRILAGETEPYAGSVRRSGPIGYLPQDPKEGDLSVLAKDRVLSARGLDEILAQMTKQQVIMAEAVDDKKRDQAIARFSRLEERFGTLGGYLAESEAARICNNLGLPDRVLEQELATLSGGQRRRVELARILFAASDGSGKSDTTLLLDEPTNHLDADSISWLRTFLQNHDGGLVVISHDVELLADVVNRVWFLDAVRGEADVYNMNWQRYLDQRATDEQRRRRERANAEKKAGALRAQAAKLGAKATKATAAQQMLKRAEKMIDELEEERVADRTAKIRFPEPAACGKTPLTATELTKVYGSLEIFTGVDLSIDKGSRVVVLGLNGAGKTTLLRILAGAEQPDLGTVEAGYGLKLGYFAQEHDTLDDRASVWENIRHAAPDAGEQDLRGLLGAFMFTGPQLEQPAGTLSGGEKTRLALAGLVSSAANVLLLDEPTNNLDPVSREQVLEALRSYTGAVVLVTHDPGAAAALDPQRVILLPDGTEDHWSDEYQEIIELA; translated from the coding sequence GTGATCACCGCGACCGACCTGGAGGTTCGAGCGGGCGCCCGGACCCTGCTGTCCGCGCCCGGCGATGCCCTGCGCATCGCCCCCGGCGACCGCATCGGCCTGGTGGGACGCAACGGCGCGGGCAAGACGACGAGCCTGCGCATCCTGGCCGGCGAGACCGAACCGTACGCCGGTTCGGTGCGCCGCAGCGGGCCCATCGGTTATCTGCCGCAGGATCCGAAGGAGGGCGACCTCTCCGTCCTGGCCAAGGACCGGGTGCTGTCCGCGCGCGGTCTGGACGAGATCCTGGCGCAGATGACCAAGCAGCAGGTCATCATGGCCGAGGCCGTCGACGACAAGAAGCGCGATCAGGCGATCGCCAGGTTCTCCCGGCTCGAGGAGCGTTTCGGCACGCTCGGCGGTTACCTCGCCGAGTCCGAGGCCGCTCGTATCTGCAACAACCTGGGCCTGCCCGACCGGGTGCTGGAGCAGGAGCTCGCGACGCTGTCCGGCGGTCAGCGCCGCCGCGTGGAGCTGGCCCGGATCCTGTTCGCCGCCTCGGACGGGTCCGGCAAGTCGGACACCACCCTGCTGCTCGACGAGCCCACCAACCACCTCGACGCCGACTCCATCTCGTGGCTGCGGACCTTTCTGCAGAATCACGACGGCGGGCTGGTGGTGATCAGCCACGACGTCGAACTGCTGGCCGATGTCGTGAACCGGGTGTGGTTCCTCGATGCGGTGCGCGGCGAGGCCGACGTCTACAACATGAACTGGCAGCGCTACCTGGATCAGCGTGCCACCGACGAGCAGCGTCGCCGCCGCGAACGCGCCAACGCCGAGAAGAAGGCCGGGGCGCTGCGTGCGCAGGCCGCCAAACTCGGGGCCAAGGCGACCAAGGCCACCGCGGCGCAGCAGATGCTCAAGCGCGCCGAGAAGATGATCGACGAGCTCGAAGAGGAGCGGGTGGCCGACCGGACCGCGAAGATCCGGTTCCCGGAGCCCGCCGCGTGCGGGAAGACGCCGCTGACGGCCACCGAACTGACCAAGGTCTACGGGTCGCTGGAGATCTTCACCGGCGTCGACCTGTCGATCGACAAGGGCAGCCGCGTCGTCGTCCTCGGCCTCAACGGTGCGGGTAAGACGACGCTGCTGCGCATCCTCGCCGGTGCCGAGCAGCCCGACCTGGGCACCGTGGAGGCCGGGTACGGCCTCAAGCTCGGCTATTTCGCGCAGGAACACGACACGCTCGACGATCGGGCGAGCGTCTGGGAGAACATCCGGCATGCGGCGCCCGACGCGGGGGAGCAGGACCTGCGCGGGCTGCTCGGCGCCTTCATGTTCACCGGCCCGCAGCTCGAACAGCCGGCCGGGACCCTGTCCGGCGGCGAGAAGACACGTCTGGCGCTGGCCGGGCTGGTGTCGTCGGCCGCCAACGTGCTGCTGCTCGACGAGCCGACCAACAACCTCGACCCCGTCTCGCGCGAGCAGGTCCTCGAGGCGCTGCGCAGCTACACCGGCGCCGTCGTGCTGGTGACGCACGACCCCGGCGCCGCCGCGGCCCTCGATCCGCAGCGGGTGATCCTGCTGCCGGACGGCACCGAGGACCACTGGTCGGACGAGTACCAGGAGATCATCGAGCTGGCGTGA
- the sufU gene encoding Fe-S cluster assembly sulfur transfer protein SufU has protein sequence MRMEQMYQDVILDHYKHPHGRGLRDPYDAQVHHVNPTCGDEVTLRVHLDDGVVADVSYDGQGCSISQASTSVLFDQIVGLSIDDALAAVDSYNAMLTSRGADAGDEDVIGDGIAFAGVSKYPARVKCALLGWLAFKDALAQAHLKERNLT, from the coding sequence ATGCGTATGGAGCAGATGTACCAGGACGTGATCCTGGACCATTACAAGCACCCGCACGGGCGCGGTCTGCGCGACCCGTATGACGCCCAGGTGCATCATGTGAACCCGACCTGCGGCGACGAGGTGACGCTGCGCGTGCACCTCGACGACGGCGTGGTGGCCGACGTGTCGTACGACGGCCAGGGCTGTTCCATCTCGCAGGCGTCCACGTCGGTGCTGTTCGACCAGATCGTCGGCCTGTCGATCGACGACGCGCTGGCGGCCGTCGACTCGTACAACGCCATGCTGACGTCCCGCGGCGCCGACGCCGGTGACGAGGACGTGATCGGCGACGGCATCGCCTTCGCCGGGGTCAGCAAGTACCCGGCACGCGTCAAGTGCGCGCTGCTCGGCTGGCTCGCCTTCAAGGACGCCCTCGCCCAAGCCCACCTGAAAGAGCGGAATCTGACATGA
- a CDS encoding cysteine desulfurase, with the protein MTTTVPTFDVAAVRADFPILARTVRDDKPLVYLDSGATSQRPLQVLDAERDFLLTRNAAVHRGAHQLAEEATDAYEHARARIAGFVGGAVDEIVFTKNATEALNLVAYTLGDDRAAGLFGGTPLGEGDTVVITELEHHANLVPWQELCRRTGATLRWYGVTDDGRIDLDSLTLDDTVKVVAFTHQSNVTGAVADVPELVRRAREVGALTVLDACQSVPHLPVDFAALGVDFAAFSGHKMLGPSGVGVLYGRAELLGQLPPFLTGGSMIETVTMEVSTYAAPPQRFEAGVPMTSQVVGLAAAVDYLENIGMDAVAAHEHELTAHALERLTAIDGLRLVGPATAENRGGAVSFVVDGIHAHDLGQVLDDEGVAIRVGHHCAWPLHRRMGVAASARASFALYNTTAEVDALAGAIVTAQEFFS; encoded by the coding sequence GTGACTACGACGGTCCCGACCTTCGACGTCGCGGCGGTGCGCGCGGATTTCCCGATCCTGGCCCGCACCGTCCGCGACGACAAGCCGCTGGTCTACCTCGATTCCGGGGCCACCTCGCAGCGCCCGCTGCAGGTGCTCGACGCCGAGCGCGACTTCTTGCTGACCCGGAACGCCGCCGTGCACCGCGGCGCCCATCAGCTGGCCGAGGAGGCGACGGACGCCTATGAGCACGCCCGCGCCCGGATCGCCGGTTTCGTGGGCGGCGCGGTCGACGAGATCGTGTTCACCAAGAACGCGACCGAGGCGCTGAATCTGGTCGCCTACACCCTGGGCGACGACCGGGCGGCCGGCCTGTTCGGCGGCACCCCGCTGGGGGAGGGCGACACCGTCGTCATCACCGAACTGGAGCACCACGCGAACCTGGTGCCGTGGCAGGAACTGTGCCGCCGCACCGGTGCCACCCTGCGCTGGTACGGGGTGACCGACGACGGTCGCATCGATCTCGACTCGCTGACCCTGGACGACACCGTCAAGGTGGTCGCGTTCACCCACCAGTCGAATGTCACCGGTGCCGTGGCCGACGTGCCCGAGCTGGTCCGGCGGGCCCGCGAGGTGGGTGCGCTCACCGTGCTCGACGCCTGCCAGTCGGTGCCGCACCTGCCGGTGGATTTCGCGGCCCTGGGCGTCGACTTCGCCGCCTTCTCCGGGCACAAGATGCTCGGACCGTCCGGCGTCGGTGTGCTGTACGGGCGCGCCGAGCTGCTGGGGCAGCTGCCGCCGTTCCTGACCGGCGGCTCGATGATCGAGACCGTCACCATGGAGGTCTCCACCTACGCGGCACCGCCGCAGCGCTTCGAGGCCGGGGTGCCGATGACCTCGCAGGTGGTCGGGCTGGCCGCGGCCGTCGACTACCTGGAGAACATCGGGATGGACGCGGTCGCCGCGCACGAGCACGAGCTGACCGCGCACGCGCTCGAGCGGCTCACCGCGATCGACGGGCTGCGCCTGGTCGGCCCGGCCACCGCCGAGAACCGTGGCGGCGCCGTCTCGTTCGTCGTCGACGGCATCCACGCCCACGACCTCGGGCAGGTCCTCGATGACGAGGGGGTGGCCATCCGCGTCGGCCACCACTGCGCGTGGCCGCTGCACCGCCGGATGGGCGTCGCGGCCAGTGCCCGCGCCTCGTTCGCCCTCTACAACACGACCGCCGAGGTCGACGCGCTGGCCGGTGCGATCGTCACGGCGCAGGAGTTCTTTTCCTGA
- a CDS encoding serine protease, which produces MRLLLRAASLTSAFLLALLCAAPAAAEPNDSEISAAIRSSLVYLQSEYTARVQVPLRSGPQWTPPLTVQASCTGYIVDPAGYVATAGHCVNGKEPTLLDDFRAEAVRMTGQSQNASDSWIQQNAQVAIHDKWPVAGESGDDGAAVTVKLRQADGAGQVFADWVPVSVVAFQSFEQGDNAVVRIAAPPKKLPALAISDRAPEPGQDVVSAGFPGAVQLTNDSDKLAQPSFQFGKVSSRQTADSGLYRTEISATLGKGMSGGPTVDAQSRVIGTNSAYAALTDDKATFNFITDNIALRSFLTQNGVTLAAVDAAPSSSFPGRWLWIGVGIAVAVVVVVIAAVTVLLRRRRRRTPAGPPPGPAPFGPVGGPPGPRPYAGSPVAGPPRGPGFAAPPRPGGRPGPQQAPPRPAPPRPPMPARAAPVPPPPREAPTVLNQPRPGGATAGFGEQPTVLDQPRPVLPADTQGSAPPGGGSAPGGGPSR; this is translated from the coding sequence GTGAGGCTCCTCCTGCGCGCCGCGTCCTTGACCTCGGCGTTTCTCCTCGCGCTGCTCTGTGCGGCGCCCGCCGCCGCCGAGCCGAACGATTCGGAGATCTCGGCCGCGATCCGGTCGTCCCTGGTCTACCTGCAGAGCGAGTACACCGCGCGGGTTCAGGTGCCGTTGCGGTCGGGCCCGCAGTGGACCCCGCCGCTGACCGTGCAGGCCAGCTGCACCGGCTACATTGTCGACCCGGCCGGGTACGTGGCGACCGCCGGGCACTGCGTCAACGGCAAGGAACCGACCCTGCTCGACGATTTCCGCGCCGAGGCGGTGCGGATGACCGGCCAGAGCCAGAATGCATCGGACAGCTGGATCCAGCAGAACGCGCAGGTGGCGATTCACGACAAGTGGCCGGTCGCGGGCGAGTCCGGCGACGACGGCGCCGCGGTCACGGTCAAGCTTCGGCAGGCGGACGGTGCCGGGCAGGTCTTCGCCGACTGGGTTCCGGTGTCGGTGGTCGCGTTCCAGAGCTTCGAGCAGGGGGACAACGCGGTGGTGCGTATCGCCGCGCCGCCGAAGAAGCTTCCCGCGCTGGCGATCTCCGACCGCGCCCCGGAACCCGGGCAGGACGTGGTGTCGGCCGGCTTCCCCGGCGCGGTGCAGCTGACCAACGACTCCGACAAGCTGGCGCAGCCGTCGTTCCAGTTCGGCAAGGTGTCGTCGCGGCAGACCGCGGACAGCGGGCTGTACCGGACCGAGATCTCGGCGACGCTCGGCAAGGGCATGTCGGGCGGCCCGACGGTCGACGCGCAGTCCCGGGTGATCGGCACCAACTCGGCGTACGCGGCGCTGACCGACGACAAGGCCACCTTCAACTTCATCACCGACAACATCGCCCTGCGGTCCTTCCTCACCCAGAACGGCGTCACGCTCGCCGCCGTCGATGCGGCACCGTCGTCGTCGTTCCCCGGCCGGTGGCTTTGGATCGGTGTGGGTATCGCGGTGGCGGTGGTCGTCGTGGTGATCGCGGCGGTCACGGTGCTGCTACGCCGGCGCCGGCGCCGGACGCCCGCGGGTCCGCCGCCCGGTCCTGCGCCGTTCGGACCGGTCGGCGGGCCGCCCGGACCACGGCCGTACGCCGGTTCACCGGTCGCCGGACCGCCCCGCGGACCGGGTTTCGCCGCGCCACCCCGCCCGGGAGGACGTCCCGGCCCCCAGCAGGCACCGCCGCGCCCGGCACCGCCCCGGCCACCGATGCCGGCCCGCGCGGCGCCCGTCCCGCCCCCACCGCGGGAGGCGCCGACCGTGCTGAACCAGCCGCGGCCCGGCGGCGCCACCGCCGGCTTCGGGGAACAGCCGACGGTGCTCGATCAGCCGAGGCCGGTCCTGCCGGCCGATACCCAGGGATCCGCCCCTCCCGGTGGCGGTAGTGCCCCGGGCGGCGGGCCGTCCCGGTAG
- the trxA gene encoding thioredoxin, which yields MSTIELTGENFEQTILDSEIVLVDFWASWCGPCRQFAPTFEAASEKYPNLVFGKVDTEAEQQLASAASIRSIPTLMVFKKGHLVFNEAGALPPQALESLVEQVEALDVEKAIAESQAQGND from the coding sequence ATGAGCACTATTGAACTGACCGGCGAGAACTTCGAGCAGACCATTCTGGACAGCGAGATCGTCCTGGTCGATTTCTGGGCGTCGTGGTGCGGCCCGTGCCGCCAATTCGCGCCCACCTTCGAGGCCGCCTCGGAGAAGTACCCGAACCTGGTGTTCGGCAAGGTCGACACCGAAGCCGAGCAGCAGCTCGCCTCGGCGGCGAGCATCCGCTCCATCCCGACGCTGATGGTCTTCAAGAAGGGCCACCTGGTGTTCAACGAGGCCGGCGCCCTCCCGCCGCAGGCACTCGAGTCGCTGGTGGAGCAGGTCGAGGCCCTCGACGTGGAGAAGGCGATCGCCGAATCCCAGGCGCAGGGCAACGACTAG
- a CDS encoding metal-sulfur cluster assembly factor — protein MTEVNEPQTSLPTYDDVEEAMRDVVDPELGINVVDLGLVYDLSINDDASVKVDMTLTSPACPLTDVIEDQTRGALVTSGLCTDVEINWVWLPPWGPDKITDDGREQLRALGFTV, from the coding sequence ATGACCGAAGTGAACGAACCGCAGACCTCGCTGCCCACCTACGACGACGTCGAAGAGGCCATGCGCGACGTCGTCGACCCCGAGCTGGGCATCAACGTCGTCGACCTGGGCCTGGTCTACGACCTGAGCATCAACGACGACGCGTCGGTGAAGGTCGACATGACGCTGACCTCGCCGGCCTGCCCGCTGACCGATGTGATCGAGGATCAGACGCGCGGCGCGCTGGTCACCAGCGGCCTGTGCACCGACGTGGAGATCAACTGGGTCTGGCTGCCGCCGTGGGGTCCGGACAAGATCACCGACGACGGCCGCGAGCAGCTGCGCGCACTCGGTTTCACCGTCTGA
- a CDS encoding TetR/AcrR family transcriptional regulator, protein MPKVSDDRLAARRREILDGARHCFAEYGYDGATVKRLEEATALSRGAIFHHFKDKEALFLALAREDAERMADVAAQEGLVQVMRDMLARPKDFEWLGTRLEIVRKIRSDPAFAEAWAAHSADLEAVTLARLERKREDGSLRKDVPTEVLVTYLDVVLDGLITRLATGQSTDDLHAVLDMVEASVRAPIG, encoded by the coding sequence ATGCCGAAGGTCAGCGATGACCGGCTTGCCGCGCGCCGTCGGGAGATTCTCGACGGCGCGCGGCATTGTTTCGCCGAGTACGGATACGACGGCGCCACGGTGAAGCGGCTGGAAGAGGCCACCGCGCTCTCGCGCGGTGCGATCTTCCACCACTTCAAGGACAAGGAAGCCCTGTTCCTGGCCCTGGCCCGCGAGGACGCCGAGCGGATGGCCGATGTGGCGGCCCAGGAGGGTCTGGTGCAGGTGATGCGCGACATGCTCGCGCGGCCGAAGGACTTCGAGTGGCTGGGCACCCGGCTGGAGATCGTGCGGAAGATCCGCAGTGATCCGGCTTTCGCCGAGGCGTGGGCGGCGCACTCCGCCGATCTGGAGGCGGTGACGCTGGCCCGGCTCGAGCGTAAGCGCGAGGACGGCAGCCTCCGCAAGGACGTGCCGACGGAGGTGCTGGTGACCTACCTCGACGTCGTCCTCGACGGGTTGATCACCCGGCTGGCCACCGGCCAGTCCACCGACGATCTGCACGCCGTGCTCGACATGGTGGAGGCCTCGGTCCGCGCCCCGATTGGTTAG
- a CDS encoding aconitate hydratase, whose amino-acid sequence MSKDSFGARGNLEVGDDSYEIFRLSAVPGTEKLPYALKVLAENLLRTEDGANITADHINALANWDPDAQPSVEIQFTPARVLMQDFTGVPCVVDLATMREAVAALGGDPNKVNPLSPAEMVIDHSVILDVFGRADAFERNVELEYQRNGERYQFLRWGQGAFDDFRVVPPGMGIVHQVNIEHLARVVMTRNGQAYPDTCVGTDSHTTMENGLGVLGWGVGGIEAEAAMLGQPVSMLIPRVVGFKLTGEIKPGVTATDVVLTVTDMLRQHGVVGKFVEFYGKGVAEVPLANRATLGNMSPEFGSTCAIFPIDAETINYLRLTGRSDQQLALVEAYAKEQGMWHDADHEPAYSEYLELDLGTVVPSIAGPKRPQDRILLSESKVAFRKDIHNYVEENHPTPQNGLDEGLDESFPASDPPAVSPTEAKLSFAEEDSVVPSAANGAEGRPSKPVTVTSDGNTFVLDHGAVAVAGITSCTNTSNPSVMIGAGLLARNAVDKGLTSKPWVKTNMAPGSQVVSDYYEAAGLWPYLEKLGFYLGGYGCTTCIGNTGPLPEEISKAVNEEDLTVTAVLSGNRNFEGRISPDVKMNYLASPPLVIAYALAGTMDFDFETEPLGQDTEGNDVFLKDIWPSAQEIDDTIKSAINADMFSKSYATVFDGDDRWKGLNTPDGDTFAWDENSTYVRKAPYFDGMTMEPAPVADIKGARVLALLGDSVTTDHISPAGPIKPGTPAAQYLDSHGVARKDYNSLGSRRGNHEVMIRGTFANIRLQNQLLDGVSGGYTRDFTQEGGPQSFIYDASQNYQKAGIPLVVLGGKEYGSGSSRDWAAKGTVLLGVKAVITESFERIHRSNLIGMGVVPLQFPAGENAKTLGLDGTEVFDITGLEKLNEGVTPETLKVTATKENGDVVEFDAVVRIDTPGEADYYRNGGILQYVLRNMIKA is encoded by the coding sequence TTGAGCAAGGATTCGTTTGGCGCCCGCGGCAACCTGGAGGTGGGCGACGACTCGTACGAGATCTTCCGCCTCTCGGCCGTTCCCGGCACCGAGAAGCTGCCGTACGCGCTGAAGGTTCTCGCCGAGAACCTGCTGCGTACCGAGGACGGCGCGAACATCACCGCCGACCACATCAACGCCCTCGCGAACTGGGATCCGGATGCCCAGCCGAGCGTCGAGATCCAGTTCACCCCGGCGCGCGTCCTGATGCAGGACTTCACCGGTGTGCCCTGCGTGGTCGACCTGGCCACCATGCGCGAGGCCGTCGCCGCGCTCGGCGGCGACCCGAACAAGGTGAACCCGCTCTCCCCCGCCGAGATGGTGATCGACCACTCGGTGATCCTCGACGTCTTCGGCCGCGCCGACGCCTTCGAGCGCAACGTGGAGCTGGAGTACCAGCGCAACGGTGAGCGTTACCAGTTCCTCCGCTGGGGCCAGGGCGCGTTCGACGACTTCCGCGTCGTGCCGCCGGGCATGGGCATCGTCCACCAGGTGAACATCGAGCACCTCGCGCGCGTCGTGATGACCCGCAACGGCCAGGCCTACCCGGACACCTGTGTGGGCACCGACTCGCACACCACCATGGAGAACGGCCTGGGCGTGCTGGGCTGGGGCGTCGGCGGCATCGAAGCCGAGGCCGCCATGCTCGGCCAGCCGGTGTCGATGCTGATCCCGCGCGTCGTCGGCTTCAAGCTGACCGGTGAGATCAAGCCGGGCGTCACCGCCACCGACGTCGTGCTGACCGTGACCGACATGCTGCGCCAGCACGGTGTGGTCGGCAAGTTCGTCGAGTTCTACGGCAAGGGCGTCGCCGAGGTGCCGCTGGCCAACCGCGCGACGCTGGGCAACATGAGCCCCGAGTTCGGCTCCACCTGCGCGATCTTCCCGATCGACGCCGAGACCATCAACTACCTGCGTCTGACCGGCCGCAGCGACCAGCAGCTCGCGCTCGTCGAGGCCTATGCCAAGGAACAGGGCATGTGGCACGACGCCGACCACGAGCCGGCCTACTCGGAGTACCTGGAGCTCGACCTGGGCACCGTCGTGCCGTCGATCGCCGGCCCGAAGCGCCCGCAGGACCGCATCCTGCTGTCGGAGTCGAAGGTCGCGTTCCGCAAGGACATCCACAACTACGTGGAGGAGAACCACCCGACCCCGCAGAACGGCCTGGACGAGGGCCTGGACGAGAGCTTCCCGGCGTCCGACCCGCCGGCCGTCTCGCCCACCGAGGCCAAGCTGTCGTTCGCCGAGGAGGACTCGGTGGTCCCGTCGGCCGCCAACGGCGCCGAGGGCCGCCCGAGCAAGCCGGTCACGGTGACCTCCGACGGCAACACCTTCGTGCTCGACCACGGCGCCGTCGCGGTCGCCGGTATCACCTCGTGCACCAACACCTCGAACCCGTCGGTGATGATCGGTGCCGGTCTGCTGGCCCGCAACGCCGTGGACAAGGGCCTCACCTCCAAGCCGTGGGTCAAGACCAACATGGCGCCCGGCTCGCAGGTGGTCTCCGACTACTACGAGGCCGCCGGCCTGTGGCCCTACCTGGAGAAGCTCGGCTTCTACCTGGGCGGCTACGGCTGCACCACCTGCATCGGCAACACCGGTCCGCTGCCCGAGGAGATCAGCAAGGCGGTGAACGAGGAAGACCTCACCGTCACCGCCGTCCTGTCCGGTAACCGCAACTTCGAGGGCCGCATCTCCCCCGACGTCAAGATGAACTACCTGGCCTCCCCGCCGCTGGTCATCGCGTACGCCCTCGCCGGCACCATGGACTTCGACTTCGAGACCGAGCCGCTCGGCCAGGACACCGAGGGCAACGACGTCTTCCTGAAGGACATCTGGCCGTCGGCGCAGGAGATCGACGACACCATCAAGTCGGCCATCAACGCCGACATGTTCAGCAAGTCGTACGCGACGGTGTTCGACGGCGATGATCGCTGGAAGGGCCTGAACACCCCGGACGGCGACACCTTCGCGTGGGACGAGAACTCGACCTACGTCCGCAAGGCCCCGTACTTCGACGGCATGACGATGGAGCCGGCTCCGGTCGCCGACATCAAGGGCGCCCGCGTGCTCGCGCTGCTCGGCGATTCGGTCACCACCGACCACATCAGCCCGGCCGGCCCGATCAAGCCCGGCACCCCGGCCGCGCAGTACCTGGACAGCCACGGGGTGGCCCGCAAGGACTACAACTCGCTGGGCAGCCGTCGTGGCAACCACGAGGTGATGATCCGCGGCACCTTCGCCAACATCCGCCTGCAGAACCAGCTGCTCGACGGCGTGTCCGGCGGTTACACCCGCGACTTCACCCAGGAGGGCGGCCCGCAGAGCTTCATCTACGACGCGTCGCAGAACTACCAGAAGGCCGGCATCCCGCTGGTCGTGCTGGGCGGCAAGGAGTACGGCTCGGGCAGCTCGCGTGACTGGGCCGCCAAGGGCACCGTGCTGCTGGGCGTCAAGGCCGTGATCACCGAGTCGTTCGAGCGCATCCACCGCTCCAACCTCATCGGCATGGGCGTGGTCCCGCTGCAGTTCCCGGCCGGCGAGAACGCCAAGACGCTGGGTCTGGACGGCACCGAGGTCTTCGACATCACCGGTCTGGAGAAGCTCAACGAGGGCGTGACCCCGGAGACCCTGAAGGTCACCGCCACCAAGGAGAACGGCGACGTCGTCGAGTTCGACGCGGTGGTCCGGATCGACACCCCCGGTGAGGCCGACTACTACCGCAACGGCGGCATCCTGCAGTACGTCCTGCGGAACATGATCAAGGCCTGA
- a CDS encoding lycopene cyclase family protein, with protein MTSSACTLLVVGAGPAGRALAHRALVHGMSVTVVDPAPDAAWRSTFGMFDDDLPGWLPRDVIACDATSFTVFTPERREVGRRYCVLDAPSLQRALTLDGARLEASRAREITAHTVRLDDGRLLSADHVIDARGGGATDPRIPRQTAYGAVVSGDGTEMVLMDWRQTGAAAPTFSYRVGLGGGRRLIEETCLAGAPPVPLDVLAARNARRAGSAEPGGAEPELVDFPLHPGPAPWRPPDGVPRYGAAGGLMHPATGYSIAASLGAADGLAAALARGGDPVRALWPRRARWTYRLRLVGLAVLLGFDGRELTAFFDAFFGLPVHRQRAYLGGRDDLRGTLATMRAVFRALPGQQKARLVRLAGRAVWAGRSR; from the coding sequence ATGACCTCGTCGGCGTGCACCCTGCTGGTGGTCGGCGCCGGACCGGCCGGCCGGGCCCTCGCGCATCGCGCGCTGGTGCACGGGATGTCGGTCACCGTCGTCGACCCGGCACCGGATGCTGCGTGGCGGTCGACCTTCGGGATGTTCGACGACGACCTGCCCGGGTGGCTGCCCCGCGACGTGATCGCTTGCGACGCAACCAGTTTCACCGTCTTCACCCCGGAGCGCCGGGAAGTCGGGCGCCGCTACTGCGTGCTCGACGCACCCTCCCTGCAGCGCGCGCTCACGCTCGACGGCGCCCGCCTCGAGGCGTCGCGGGCGAGGGAGATCACCGCGCACACGGTCCGGCTGGACGACGGCCGGCTCCTGTCCGCCGACCACGTGATCGACGCCCGCGGCGGCGGGGCCACCGACCCGCGGATCCCCCGGCAGACCGCCTACGGGGCGGTGGTCTCCGGCGACGGGACCGAGATGGTGCTGATGGACTGGCGGCAGACCGGTGCGGCGGCGCCCACGTTCAGCTATCGCGTCGGCCTCGGCGGCGGGCGGCGGCTGATCGAGGAGACCTGCCTGGCCGGAGCTCCCCCGGTCCCGCTGGACGTGCTCGCCGCCCGGAACGCACGACGCGCCGGCAGCGCAGAACCCGGCGGCGCAGAACCCGAACTGGTCGACTTCCCGCTCCACCCCGGGCCGGCGCCGTGGCGGCCACCGGACGGTGTGCCGCGCTACGGCGCCGCCGGCGGGCTGATGCACCCGGCGACCGGGTACAGCATCGCCGCCTCGCTGGGCGCGGCGGACGGCCTCGCGGCGGCGCTGGCACGCGGCGGCGATCCGGTGCGCGCGCTGTGGCCCCGGCGCGCCCGCTGGACCTACCGTCTCCGGCTGGTCGGCCTGGCGGTGCTGCTCGGGTTCGACGGCCGCGAACTGACCGCGTTCTTCGACGCCTTCTTCGGGCTGCCGGTGCACCGCCAGCGCGCCTACCTCGGCGGTCGTGACGACCTGCGGGGCACGCTTGCCACGATGCGGGCGGTCTTCCGGGCGCTCCCCGGACAGCAGAAAGCGCGCCTGGTGAGACTCGCCGGGCGCGCCGTCTGGGCTGGACGCTCTCGCTAG